The following are encoded together in the Nocardioides okcheonensis genome:
- a CDS encoding potassium/proton antiporter translates to MTFDVHQLDAFVLVGAVVTLSAILAVRVSAVAGLPSLLIYLLIGVFLGEGGPFAIPFDDAQLAHALGFGALAIILAEGGLTTDWREMRPSIRLGVSLATIGVAVSVAVVAVGAHLLLGLPWELAILLGAICSPTDAAAVFSVLRVVPLPKRLTGALEAESGLNDAPTVVLVGVISTGAAGEAGLLGVAGTIVFELVAGGLIGVVCGVAGAWLMRRVALPSSGLYPLAVMSLAFTAYGAAAGVHASGFAAIYVAALILGNSELPHRVATKSFAEGVAWLAQIGLFVMLGLLLSPGRIDLTTVVQALVTGLVLTFVARPLSVVVSSVVQRMGVRDLAFISWAGLRGAVPIVLATIPLAEGVDGADDLFDIVFVMVVVYTLLTGPTLPAVARWLRVARRSEPRGLDVEAAPLERVAADLLQVTIAPTSKMHGVEVGELRLPAGASVSLVIRSDEVLVPERRTVLRSGDDLVVVTPRKQREATEARLRQVSQHGRLARWAGELRPFEGD, encoded by the coding sequence GTGACGTTCGACGTCCACCAGCTCGACGCGTTCGTGCTGGTCGGTGCGGTCGTGACGCTGTCGGCGATCCTCGCCGTGCGGGTCTCGGCGGTCGCCGGGCTCCCGTCGCTGCTGATCTACCTGCTGATCGGCGTGTTCCTCGGCGAGGGCGGGCCGTTCGCGATCCCGTTCGACGACGCCCAGCTGGCCCATGCGCTCGGGTTCGGCGCGCTGGCGATCATCCTCGCCGAGGGCGGTCTGACGACCGACTGGCGCGAGATGCGTCCCAGCATCCGCCTCGGCGTCTCGCTCGCGACGATCGGGGTCGCGGTGTCGGTCGCGGTCGTCGCGGTCGGCGCCCACCTGCTGCTCGGCCTGCCGTGGGAGCTGGCGATCCTGCTCGGGGCGATCTGCTCGCCCACCGACGCCGCCGCGGTCTTCTCGGTCCTCCGGGTCGTGCCGCTGCCCAAGCGGCTCACCGGGGCGCTCGAGGCCGAGTCGGGCCTGAACGACGCCCCGACGGTCGTCCTGGTCGGCGTGATCTCCACCGGCGCGGCCGGGGAGGCCGGCCTGCTCGGGGTGGCCGGCACCATCGTCTTCGAGCTCGTGGCCGGCGGCCTGATCGGCGTGGTCTGCGGCGTCGCCGGCGCCTGGCTGATGCGCCGGGTCGCCCTGCCGTCCTCGGGCCTCTACCCCCTGGCCGTGATGAGCCTGGCCTTCACCGCCTACGGCGCCGCCGCGGGCGTCCACGCCTCCGGGTTCGCCGCGATCTACGTCGCGGCGCTGATCCTCGGCAACAGCGAGCTCCCGCACCGGGTCGCGACCAAGTCGTTCGCCGAGGGCGTGGCCTGGCTCGCCCAGATCGGCCTGTTCGTGATGCTCGGCCTGCTCCTGTCCCCGGGCCGGATCGACCTCACCACCGTCGTGCAGGCACTCGTGACCGGCCTGGTGCTCACCTTCGTGGCCCGACCGCTGTCGGTCGTCGTGAGCAGCGTGGTGCAGCGCATGGGCGTGCGCGACCTGGCCTTCATCTCGTGGGCCGGGCTGCGCGGGGCCGTCCCGATCGTGCTCGCCACCATCCCGCTGGCGGAGGGCGTGGACGGCGCCGACGACCTGTTCGACATCGTGTTCGTGATGGTCGTGGTCTACACGCTCCTGACCGGTCCCACGCTGCCCGCGGTCGCGCGTTGGCTGCGGGTCGCCCGGCGCTCGGAGCCGCGCGGGCTCGACGTCGAGGCCGCCCCGCTCGAGCGGGTGGCCGCCGACCTGCTGCAGGTGACGATCGCCCCGACGTCGAAGATGCACGGGGTCGAGGTCGGCGAGCTGCGGCTGCCGGCCGGCGCGTCGGTCTCGCTGGTGATCCGCTCCGACGAGGTGCTGGTGCCGGAACGGCGCACGGTCCTGCGCTCGGGCGACGACCTGGTCGTCGTCACCCCCCGCAAGCAGCGCGAGGCCACCGAGGCGCGGCTGCGCCAGGTCTCGCAGCACGGCCGACTCGCCCGGTGGGCCGGGGAGCTGCGCCCGTTCGAGGGCGACTGA
- a CDS encoding LytR C-terminal domain-containing protein → MSAGLRSALTLAVLALLVLVGALWGWAAFTEPFPEDEPVAICEDTSVDAGAEVRRDQVVVSVYNGSGRSGLAGSTSAELVERGFVAGGVGDSPKPAATTQIWADDATNPAVQLVRQQFKKAKVVPGDALGDGVVVVVGEKFKALRTKQVESVVAEAPATYCRATGAE, encoded by the coding sequence ATGAGCGCCGGGCTGCGCTCGGCGCTGACCCTCGCCGTGCTCGCGCTGCTCGTGCTCGTCGGCGCGCTCTGGGGGTGGGCCGCGTTCACCGAGCCGTTCCCCGAGGACGAGCCCGTCGCGATCTGCGAGGACACCTCCGTCGACGCCGGGGCCGAGGTCCGCCGCGACCAGGTCGTGGTGAGCGTCTACAACGGCAGCGGGCGCAGCGGCCTCGCCGGGTCGACGAGCGCCGAGCTCGTCGAGCGCGGCTTCGTCGCGGGCGGCGTCGGCGACTCCCCGAAGCCGGCCGCCACCACCCAGATCTGGGCCGACGACGCCACCAACCCGGCCGTCCAGTTGGTGCGCCAGCAGTTCAAGAAGGCGAAGGTCGTGCCGGGCGACGCGCTCGGCGACGGCGTGGTCGTCGTGGTCGGCGAGAAGTTCAAGGCGCTGCGCACCAAGCAGGTCGAGTCGGTCGTCGCGGAGGCTCCCGCCACCTACTGCCGGGCGACCGGCGCCGAGTGA
- a CDS encoding type II toxin-antitoxin system VapB family antitoxin: protein MIFKRVGVGRPYPDHGLTSRAWADLPPRQVRLDELVTTKDTLQLDALLDEDSTFYGDLFAHVVSWRGDLYLEDGLHRALRAALQQRSVLHARVHHADAGATG, encoded by the coding sequence GTGATCTTCAAGCGGGTGGGCGTCGGCCGGCCCTACCCCGACCACGGGCTGACCTCCCGCGCCTGGGCTGACCTGCCGCCGCGGCAGGTCCGCCTCGACGAGCTGGTGACCACCAAGGACACGCTGCAGCTCGACGCGCTCCTCGACGAGGACTCGACCTTCTACGGCGACCTGTTCGCGCACGTGGTGTCGTGGCGCGGCGACCTCTACCTCGAGGACGGCCTCCACCGCGCGCTGCGCGCCGCCCTGCAGCAGCGCAGCGTGCTGCACGCCCGCGTGCACCACGCCGACGCGGGAGCGACCGGATGA
- a CDS encoding helicase HerA-like domain-containing protein → MTETPEATPAPSGSTPGATDPISEAVAAGYRFDGPALELGGLMLDAETLGDARIRIPLAMLNRHGLVAGATGTGKTKTLQLLAEQLSAQGVPVFAADIKGDLSGLGVAGEPSDKLSARTASVGQEWTATAFPTELYAIGGQGTGVPVRVTMSAFGPTLLAKVLDLNETQESSLGLVFYYCDSHGLPLLDLADLRAVLQYLTADAAGKAELKTIGGLSPQTAGVILRELVAFEAQGADVFFGEPEFDTKDFLRTTEDGRGIISLLELPNLQDRPALFSTFLMWLLADLFHDLPEEGDLDKPKLVFFFDEAHLLFHDASDAFLDQVAQTVRLIRSKGVGVFFVTQSPTDVPDDVLAQLGSRVQHQLRAHTPNDAKALKATVNTYPTSGYDDLAQVLTSLGIGEAVVTVMNERGAPTPVAWTRLRAPESLMDAAPAEAMAAAVAASPLTPKYAEAIDRESARELLAKKLEEGARKAAEDARVQEMAREQKNERVTTASRKKAAKEQDSMVETVVKSTAFKDFMRTAAREIARGMFKSGRR, encoded by the coding sequence ATGACGGAGACCCCCGAGGCCACGCCCGCCCCCTCCGGGAGCACGCCCGGCGCCACCGACCCGATCTCCGAGGCGGTCGCGGCGGGCTACCGCTTCGACGGCCCGGCGCTCGAGCTGGGCGGGCTGATGCTCGACGCCGAGACGCTGGGCGACGCCCGGATCCGGATCCCGCTCGCCATGCTCAACCGGCACGGTCTGGTCGCCGGCGCCACCGGCACCGGCAAGACCAAGACCCTCCAGCTGCTCGCCGAGCAGCTCAGCGCCCAGGGCGTCCCGGTGTTCGCCGCCGACATCAAGGGCGACCTGTCGGGCCTGGGCGTGGCGGGCGAGCCGAGCGACAAGCTCTCCGCCCGCACCGCGAGCGTCGGACAGGAGTGGACCGCCACCGCGTTCCCCACCGAGCTCTACGCGATCGGCGGCCAGGGCACCGGCGTACCGGTCCGGGTGACGATGAGCGCCTTCGGCCCGACGCTGCTGGCCAAGGTCCTCGACCTCAACGAGACCCAGGAGTCCTCGCTGGGCCTGGTCTTCTACTACTGCGACTCCCACGGGCTGCCGCTGCTCGACCTCGCCGACCTGCGCGCGGTCCTGCAGTACCTCACCGCCGACGCCGCCGGGAAGGCCGAGCTCAAGACGATCGGCGGGCTGTCTCCCCAGACCGCCGGCGTCATCCTGCGCGAGCTGGTGGCGTTCGAGGCGCAGGGCGCCGACGTGTTCTTCGGGGAGCCGGAGTTCGACACCAAGGACTTCCTGCGCACCACCGAGGACGGCCGCGGCATCATCAGCCTGCTGGAGCTGCCGAACCTGCAGGACCGTCCTGCGCTGTTCTCGACCTTCCTCATGTGGCTGCTCGCGGACCTCTTCCACGACCTGCCGGAGGAGGGTGACCTCGACAAGCCCAAGCTGGTCTTCTTCTTCGACGAGGCGCACCTGCTCTTCCACGACGCCTCCGACGCCTTCCTCGACCAGGTCGCCCAGACCGTCCGCCTGATCCGCTCGAAGGGCGTCGGCGTCTTCTTCGTGACCCAGTCGCCGACCGACGTCCCCGACGACGTGCTCGCCCAGCTCGGCTCGCGCGTGCAGCACCAGCTCCGCGCGCACACCCCCAACGACGCCAAGGCGCTGAAGGCGACCGTCAACACCTATCCCACGAGCGGCTACGACGACCTCGCCCAGGTCCTCACCAGCCTGGGCATCGGCGAGGCCGTGGTCACCGTGATGAACGAGCGCGGTGCGCCCACCCCGGTCGCCTGGACCCGCCTGCGCGCCCCCGAGTCGCTGATGGACGCCGCCCCGGCCGAGGCGATGGCCGCCGCGGTCGCCGCCTCGCCCCTCACCCCGAAGTACGCCGAGGCGATCGACCGCGAGTCGGCCCGCGAGCTGCTCGCGAAGAAGCTCGAGGAGGGCGCGCGCAAGGCGGCCGAGGACGCCCGGGTGCAGGAGATGGCCCGCGAGCAGAAGAACGAGCGGGTCACCACCGCCTCGCGGAAGAAGGCCGCGAAGGAGCAGGACTCGATGGTCGAGACGGTCGTGAAGTCGACCGCCTTCAAGGACTTCATGCGGACCGCCGCCCGCGAGATCGCGCGCGGGATGTTCAAGAGCGGCCGGCGGTAG
- the eccCa gene encoding type VII secretion protein EccCa, whose product MSTTLRGGQRLDEPEMPGGQIVLQPPPELQEGEGAGGVLMNAIPMLGSLGSIVLVATMGGANKSRSFLAAGMFLFATLGFIIVQIDRQRKQRAQQVTGSRTEYLRYLSNIRKVAREAADQQRRALNWHHPEPEALPSLAEDRTRLWEHTASDDNFLHVRYGLCAQPLSLELVPPESAPVDQVDPAAASALHRLLVVHRLQPNLPASIDLRAFDRIELCGDAEEVRSTARAMICSATAFQNPDQLVVAVLSSEQNLTHWDWVKWLPHAQSQRESDAVGPMRLVSTSLDDLGALLPPDLSDRPRFGADERAATPHILLVIDGGHLPPGNHIVPPDGLHGVTLLDLPSRWDELEDATRLRLEFVDGPDELGKRPVRALRLRGEPVKALADQCDLATAEAFARRIAPLKTASAEASSSGGTVDITSTTPDHMELLGLGDIFAYDPATAWRPRPARDRLRVPIGIGDSGGLIHLDIKESAQQGMGPHGLVIGATGSGKSEFLRTLVLGLVMTHSSEQLNLVLVDFKGGATFAGMADMPHVSAVITNLANELTLVDRMQDALSGEMTRRQELLRDAGNYASVRDYEKARANGEPLEPMPSLFIVVDEFSEMLSAKPEFIDLFVAIGRLGRSLGLHLLLASQRLEEGRLRGLESHLSYRVGLRTFSAGESRAVLGVPDAYELPAVPGLGYLKPDQSTLLRFKAAYVSGPPSNRTRVARDEGGVIRGILPFTISEVQSLEPLRDDEEAPAPTQAVQQQGEQPSLLDIAVERMIGQGPEAHQVWLPPLDVPDTLDELMPDLVEHPDLGLTSPQWRSVPGLVIPLGTVDRPREQRRDTMTLNLTGAAGHVAVVGGPRSGKSTLLRSIVTSMALVTTPLESQFFVLDFGGGTFAPLTRLPHVSGVATRSEPDVVRRVMAEVEGIVDRREAYFRQNGIDSIETYRSRRAQGRADDGWGDVFLVIDGWSTLRAEFDDLEMEIQQLAARGLTFGLHIVTASTRWADFRAAMRDVFGSKLELRLGDPLDSEVDRKVAALVPVGRPGRGLVPSKLHFLGALPRIDAKGDPDSLGDGVDDLIDKVAAAWTGPQGPKLRLLPEKVTLEAIREDAVRRQLPTRHLLLGINEKELAPVGLDVDAEPHMLVFGDGQSGKSALLRAYVHEVMRTRTPKEAQIVLVDYRRSMLGEVPDEYLLNYLTSATQATPTLKDIASYLEGRIPGPDVTPEQLRNRSWWSGAEVFVVVDDYDLVATAQSSPVSSLQPLMAQARDVGLHVVVARRTGGASRALYEPVIQSLRDLAMPGVMLSGPRDEGVLIGNLRPQPAPEGRARVVTRDGGTQTAQLAWLDPTM is encoded by the coding sequence TTGAGCACGACATTGCGTGGCGGGCAGCGGCTCGACGAGCCGGAGATGCCGGGCGGGCAGATCGTCCTGCAGCCCCCGCCTGAGCTCCAGGAGGGCGAGGGCGCCGGCGGCGTGCTGATGAACGCCATCCCGATGCTCGGCAGCCTCGGCTCGATCGTGCTCGTGGCGACGATGGGCGGGGCGAACAAGAGCCGCAGCTTCCTGGCCGCCGGCATGTTCCTCTTCGCCACCCTCGGCTTCATCATCGTGCAGATCGACCGGCAGCGGAAGCAGCGCGCGCAGCAGGTCACGGGCTCGCGCACCGAGTACCTCCGCTACCTCAGCAACATCCGCAAGGTGGCCCGCGAGGCCGCCGACCAGCAGCGTCGCGCCCTCAACTGGCACCACCCCGAGCCCGAGGCGCTCCCCTCGCTCGCCGAGGACCGCACCCGCCTGTGGGAGCACACCGCCTCCGACGACAACTTCCTGCACGTGCGCTACGGCCTGTGCGCGCAGCCGCTCTCGCTGGAGCTGGTGCCGCCGGAGAGCGCGCCGGTCGACCAGGTCGACCCGGCCGCGGCCTCCGCGCTCCACCGGCTGCTCGTGGTGCACCGGCTGCAGCCGAACCTGCCGGCGTCGATCGACCTGCGCGCGTTCGACCGGATCGAGCTGTGCGGCGACGCCGAGGAGGTCCGCTCGACCGCCCGCGCGATGATCTGCTCGGCCACCGCGTTCCAGAACCCCGACCAGCTGGTCGTCGCCGTGCTGTCCTCGGAGCAGAACCTCACCCACTGGGACTGGGTCAAGTGGCTCCCCCACGCCCAGAGCCAGCGCGAGTCCGACGCGGTCGGGCCGATGCGCCTGGTGTCGACGTCGCTCGACGACCTCGGTGCGCTGCTGCCGCCCGACCTCAGCGACCGCCCCCGCTTCGGCGCCGACGAGCGCGCCGCCACGCCGCACATCCTGCTGGTCATCGACGGCGGCCACCTGCCGCCCGGCAACCACATCGTCCCGCCCGACGGCCTGCACGGCGTCACCCTCCTCGACCTCCCCAGCCGCTGGGACGAGCTCGAGGACGCCACCCGGCTGCGCCTGGAGTTCGTCGACGGGCCCGACGAGCTCGGCAAGCGCCCGGTGCGCGCGCTGCGGCTGCGCGGCGAGCCGGTCAAGGCGCTCGCCGACCAGTGCGACCTCGCGACCGCGGAGGCGTTCGCCCGCCGGATCGCGCCGCTCAAGACCGCCAGCGCCGAGGCGTCGTCGTCCGGCGGCACCGTCGACATCACCTCGACCACGCCCGACCACATGGAGCTGCTCGGCCTCGGCGACATCTTCGCCTACGACCCGGCCACCGCGTGGCGGCCACGACCGGCCCGCGACCGGCTGCGCGTCCCGATCGGCATCGGCGACTCCGGCGGCCTGATCCACCTCGACATCAAGGAGTCCGCCCAGCAGGGCATGGGCCCGCACGGCCTGGTGATCGGCGCGACGGGCTCCGGCAAGTCGGAGTTCCTCCGCACGCTCGTCCTCGGCCTGGTGATGACGCACTCGTCCGAGCAGCTCAACCTGGTGCTCGTCGACTTCAAGGGCGGCGCGACCTTCGCCGGCATGGCCGACATGCCGCACGTGTCGGCCGTCATCACCAACCTCGCCAACGAGCTCACCCTCGTCGACCGCATGCAGGACGCCCTGTCGGGCGAGATGACGCGCCGCCAGGAGCTGCTGCGCGACGCCGGCAACTACGCCTCGGTCCGCGACTACGAGAAGGCCCGCGCCAACGGCGAGCCGCTCGAGCCGATGCCGTCGCTCTTCATCGTCGTCGACGAGTTCTCCGAGATGCTGTCGGCCAAGCCGGAGTTCATCGACCTGTTCGTCGCGATCGGCCGCCTCGGCCGCTCGCTCGGACTGCACCTGCTGCTCGCCTCCCAGCGCCTGGAGGAGGGCCGGCTGCGCGGCCTGGAGTCCCACCTGTCCTACCGGGTCGGCCTGCGCACCTTCTCCGCCGGCGAGTCCCGCGCGGTCCTCGGCGTCCCGGACGCCTACGAGCTGCCCGCCGTCCCCGGCCTCGGCTACCTCAAGCCCGACCAGTCGACGCTGCTGCGGTTCAAGGCGGCGTACGTCTCCGGACCGCCGTCGAACCGCACCCGCGTCGCCCGCGACGAGGGCGGCGTCATCCGCGGCATCCTCCCGTTCACGATCTCCGAGGTGCAGTCCCTCGAGCCGCTGCGCGACGACGAGGAGGCGCCCGCGCCGACCCAGGCCGTCCAACAGCAGGGCGAGCAGCCGTCGCTGCTCGACATCGCCGTGGAGCGGATGATCGGCCAGGGCCCGGAGGCCCATCAGGTCTGGCTGCCGCCGCTCGACGTGCCCGACACCCTCGACGAGCTCATGCCCGACCTCGTCGAGCACCCCGACCTCGGCCTCACCTCGCCGCAGTGGCGCTCCGTGCCGGGCCTGGTCATCCCGCTCGGCACCGTCGACCGCCCGCGCGAGCAGCGCCGCGACACGATGACGCTCAACCTCACCGGCGCCGCCGGCCACGTGGCCGTCGTCGGCGGTCCCCGGTCGGGCAAGAGCACCCTGCTGCGCTCCATCGTGACCAGCATGGCGCTGGTGACCACGCCGCTGGAGTCGCAGTTCTTCGTCCTCGACTTCGGCGGCGGCACGTTCGCGCCGCTGACCCGCCTGCCGCACGTGTCCGGCGTCGCGACCCGCTCCGAGCCCGACGTCGTGCGCCGCGTGATGGCGGAGGTCGAGGGCATCGTCGACCGCCGCGAGGCGTACTTCCGCCAGAACGGCATCGACTCGATCGAGACCTACCGGTCGCGTCGCGCCCAGGGCCGCGCCGACGACGGGTGGGGCGACGTCTTCCTGGTGATCGACGGATGGAGCACGCTGCGCGCGGAGTTCGACGACCTCGAGATGGAGATCCAGCAGCTCGCCGCGCGCGGCCTGACCTTCGGCCTCCACATCGTGACCGCCTCGACCCGCTGGGCGGACTTCCGCGCCGCGATGCGCGACGTCTTCGGCTCCAAGCTCGAGCTGCGGCTCGGTGACCCGCTCGACTCCGAGGTCGACCGCAAGGTCGCGGCGCTGGTGCCGGTCGGGCGTCCCGGCCGCGGCCTGGTGCCGTCGAAGCTGCACTTCCTCGGCGCGCTGCCGCGCATCGACGCCAAGGGCGACCCCGACAGCCTCGGCGACGGCGTCGACGACCTGATCGACAAGGTGGCCGCGGCCTGGACCGGCCCGCAGGGCCCGAAGCTGCGCCTGCTGCCCGAGAAGGTCACCCTCGAGGCGATCCGCGAGGACGCCGTCCGCCGCCAGCTGCCGACCCGGCACCTCCTGCTCGGCATCAACGAGAAGGAGCTCGCGCCGGTCGGCCTCGACGTCGACGCCGAGCCGCACATGCTGGTCTTCGGCGACGGCCAGTCCGGCAAGAGCGCGCTGCTGCGGGCGTACGTCCACGAGGTGATGCGGACCCGGACGCCCAAGGAGGCGCAGATCGTCCTCGTCGACTACCGCCGCTCGATGCTCGGCGAGGTGCCCGACGAGTACCTCCTCAACTACCTGACGTCCGCGACGCAGGCGACGCCCACGCTCAAGGACATCGCGAGCTACCTCGAGGGCCGGATCCCCGGGCCCGACGTGACGCCCGAGCAGCTGCGCAACCGGTCGTGGTGGTCCGGCGCCGAGGTGTTCGTGGTCGTCGACGACTACGACCTCGTCGCGACCGCGCAGTCCTCACCCGTGTCGTCGCTCCAGCCGCTGATGGCGCAGGCGCGCGACGTCGGCCTGCACGTCGTGGTCGCCCGCCGCACCGGTGGCGCGTCGCGCGCGCTCTACGAGCCGGTCATCCAGTCGCTGCGCGACCTCGCGATGCCGGGCGTCATGCTCTCGGGCCCGCGCGACGAGGGCGTGCTGATCGGCAACCTGCGTCCGCAGCCTGCCCCCGAGGGCCGCGCCCGCGTCGTCACCCGCGACGGCGGCACCCAGACCGCCCAGCTCGCCTGGCTCGACCCGACGATGTGA
- a CDS encoding EsaB/YukD family protein → MSDVAMSSPADATIAVSVHGTAGVLDLVVPSGATSVDVAREYARQAAETGEATGIPLLQTALGERLNASVALRDAGVRSGDVLVATTGVHRPRRATLLEKAKNAPETPELAATIAALAAGAAALAGWYAAGAGDDTARTVAVGVLLGCALAGVLPLGRHVQQRAAAAPAFAAAAGFAALYEPGAHLLPAILGASAMAAAVVAGIGRALGSGAEEVATVWIVTGLTVFACCGVTALLGWDARVAWTLLLFLSMMAARFAPSLAVDVPDEALLDLDRLAVTAWSARDSGRAGRRGRIVVGADAMERLVRRASRIVTGASVAILVVVSVASPLLLHRATIDLDRIGARCLVLFAGLSLLLAARSYRHVAARNLLRLAGLAALAWLAAFLAVGPGADQLGTVVYAAVALGAVALAAAVATGRGWRSVWWSRRAEVAESLCGSLAFAAAVVAAGVFRRLWELTS, encoded by the coding sequence GTGTCGGACGTCGCGATGTCCAGCCCTGCTGACGCGACCATCGCCGTGAGCGTGCACGGCACGGCCGGCGTGCTCGACCTCGTCGTGCCGTCCGGCGCGACCTCCGTCGACGTCGCCCGCGAGTACGCCCGGCAGGCCGCGGAGACGGGGGAGGCCACCGGCATACCCCTGTTGCAGACCGCGCTCGGCGAGCGGCTCAACGCCTCCGTGGCCCTGCGCGACGCCGGGGTGCGCTCCGGTGACGTGCTGGTCGCCACGACCGGCGTCCACCGCCCGCGCCGGGCGACCCTGCTGGAGAAGGCCAAGAACGCGCCCGAGACCCCGGAGCTCGCGGCGACGATCGCCGCGCTCGCCGCCGGGGCGGCCGCGCTCGCCGGGTGGTACGCCGCCGGCGCCGGCGACGACACCGCGCGCACCGTCGCCGTCGGGGTGCTGCTCGGCTGCGCGCTGGCCGGGGTGCTCCCGCTCGGCCGCCACGTGCAGCAGCGGGCGGCCGCGGCTCCCGCCTTCGCGGCCGCGGCGGGCTTCGCCGCGCTCTACGAGCCCGGCGCCCACCTGCTCCCCGCGATCCTCGGGGCATCGGCGATGGCAGCGGCGGTCGTCGCCGGCATCGGCCGGGCCCTCGGCTCCGGCGCCGAGGAGGTCGCCACGGTCTGGATCGTCACGGGGCTCACCGTCTTCGCCTGCTGCGGCGTGACCGCTCTGCTCGGCTGGGACGCCCGCGTGGCGTGGACCCTCCTGCTGTTCCTGTCGATGATGGCCGCCCGGTTCGCACCGTCGCTGGCCGTCGACGTCCCCGACGAGGCGCTGCTCGACCTCGACCGGCTCGCCGTGACCGCCTGGTCGGCCCGCGACAGCGGCCGCGCCGGCCGGCGCGGGCGGATCGTCGTCGGCGCCGACGCGATGGAGCGCCTGGTCCGGCGGGCCTCGCGCATCGTCACCGGCGCGTCGGTCGCGATCCTCGTCGTGGTGTCGGTCGCGAGCCCGCTGCTGCTGCACCGCGCCACCATCGACCTCGACCGGATCGGCGCGCGCTGCCTGGTGCTGTTCGCGGGCCTGTCGCTGCTGCTGGCCGCGCGCTCGTACCGCCACGTCGCCGCCCGCAACCTGCTGCGCCTCGCCGGCCTCGCCGCCCTCGCGTGGCTGGCCGCGTTCCTGGCCGTCGGACCGGGCGCCGACCAGCTCGGCACGGTCGTCTACGCAGCCGTCGCCCTGGGGGCGGTGGCGCTCGCCGCAGCCGTCGCCACCGGGCGCGGCTGGCGCTCGGTCTGGTGGTCGCGCCGTGCCGAGGTCGCCGAGTCCCTGTGCGGCAGCCTCGCCTTCGCCGCGGCGGTCGTCGCGGCCGGCGTCTTCCGCAGGCTGTGGGAATTGACGTCGTGA